A single region of the Oleispira antarctica RB-8 genome encodes:
- a CDS encoding CBS domain containing protein encodes MGRRVVTPQKADTRDSIKVQATKSSSGIDQYHHFSGNNQQPQQNHNAKQPTQDSTQQSSEQAIAKRADPYSIQKQRQAEKEPSQVFLLADIMSKNVVSLSPKATVADAWQLFQRHRFQHIPITAEDNTVLAMLSERDILQGPGIQENINLKNIMLFATQRVFCFSPDTDIHQATRTLYEYDLGALPIISDQHELLGIVTRTDIIKIVSHYGPLELWA; translated from the coding sequence ATGGGCAGGCGTGTGGTTACACCGCAAAAAGCAGATACTCGAGATTCAATCAAAGTTCAAGCGACTAAAAGTAGTTCAGGTATTGACCAATACCATCACTTCTCGGGTAATAATCAACAACCTCAACAAAACCATAATGCAAAGCAGCCAACACAAGACAGTACGCAACAGTCTTCTGAACAGGCCATTGCTAAACGTGCAGATCCGTACAGCATTCAAAAACAGCGCCAAGCCGAAAAAGAACCCAGCCAAGTTTTTCTACTCGCCGATATCATGTCAAAAAATGTCGTGAGCCTAAGCCCCAAAGCAACCGTTGCCGATGCTTGGCAGCTTTTTCAGCGCCATCGCTTCCAACATATTCCTATTACCGCTGAAGACAATACTGTTTTAGCGATGCTGTCCGAACGCGATATTTTACAAGGCCCAGGCATACAAGAAAATATTAACCTGAAAAACATCATGCTGTTTGCAACACAACGTGTATTTTGTTTTTCTCCCGATACCGATATTCATCAAGCGACTCGTACGCTGTATGAGTATGACCTTGGCGCATTACCGATTATTTCAGATCAACATGAACTATTAGGCATTGTTACTCGTACTGATATCATAAAAATAGTCAGCCATTACGGGCCTTTAGAGCTATGGGCTTAA
- the purU gene encoding Formyltetrahydrofolate deformylase, which translates to MEQVYRLTISCPDRVGIVAKVGEFVSSHGGWIIEANHYADTSVELGGSGWFFMRHCIKANSLPFGLAEFREKFAAIAEEFGMDWQINDSAQAKKIILMASKESHCLSDLLHRVHSKELFCEIPCVISNHDDLRSMVEWHGIPFFHVPVDKNNKQEHFDRVNSIIAEHKADSIVLARYMQILPAEICQQYAGQVINIHHSFLPSFAGAKPYHQAAERGVKLIGATCHYVTEELDAGPIIDQDVMRISHRDSIEDTVRLGKDVEKQVLARGVRSHVEDRVLLHGNKTIVF; encoded by the coding sequence ATGGAACAAGTGTATAGATTAACCATATCTTGCCCTGATCGGGTAGGGATTGTGGCAAAAGTCGGAGAGTTTGTCTCCTCTCATGGTGGTTGGATTATTGAGGCGAATCACTACGCCGATACTTCCGTTGAGCTAGGGGGCAGTGGTTGGTTTTTTATGCGTCATTGCATCAAAGCTAATTCCTTGCCGTTTGGCCTAGCAGAATTCAGAGAAAAATTTGCCGCCATCGCTGAAGAGTTCGGAATGGATTGGCAAATTAATGACAGTGCGCAAGCAAAGAAAATTATTCTAATGGCGAGTAAAGAAAGCCATTGCTTAAGTGACTTATTACACCGCGTACATAGCAAAGAATTATTCTGCGAAATTCCCTGTGTTATTTCTAACCATGACGATTTACGTTCGATGGTCGAATGGCACGGTATTCCATTTTTCCATGTGCCTGTGGATAAAAATAATAAGCAAGAACACTTCGATCGGGTGAATAGCATTATTGCTGAGCACAAAGCCGATAGCATTGTACTTGCTCGCTATATGCAGATTTTGCCTGCAGAAATTTGTCAGCAGTACGCTGGGCAGGTAATTAATATTCACCATAGCTTCTTACCGTCTTTTGCGGGTGCTAAGCCTTATCATCAAGCAGCAGAACGCGGCGTGAAGTTAATTGGTGCTACTTGCCACTATGTAACAGAAGAATTAGATGCTGGGCCTATTATTGACCAAGACGTCATGCGTATTAGTCATCGTGATAGCATTGAAGATACAGTACGTTTAGGAAAAGATGTTGAGAAACAGGTCTTGGCACGTGGCGTAAGAAGTCATGTTGAAGATCGTGTTTTATTACACGGTAATAAAACCATCGTATTCTAA